One segment of Setaria viridis chromosome 4, Setaria_viridis_v4.0, whole genome shotgun sequence DNA contains the following:
- the LOC117851631 gene encoding uncharacterized protein: MELGDAWMAPDKLQHALACLLISLLAAALAARSSRPGLRRRAAAVGSAASLAAGAVKEALDEAGLFGSAGASPKDAAADLVGIAAAALVLALVRRRRRERKAREDSDARVPDGVSMV, encoded by the coding sequence ATGGAGTTGGGCGACGCGTGGATGGCCCCCGACAAGCTGCAGCACGCCCTAGCCTGCCTCCTCATctccctgctcgccgccgcgctggccgcCCGCAGCTCCCGCCccgggctccgccgccgcgccgcggccgtcggGTCCGCGGCCTCGCTCGCGGCCGGCGCCGTCAAGGAGGCCTTGGACGAGGCCGGCCTCTTCGGATCCGCCGGCGCCTCGCCCAAGGATGCTGCGGCGGACCTCGTGGGcatcgcggccgccgcgctcgtccTCGCACTGGTCCGCCGCAGGCGCCGCGAGAGGAAGGCGCGCGAGGACAGCGACGCCCGGGTCCCGGACGGCGTTTCCATGGTGTGA
- the LOC117851770 gene encoding putrescine hydroxycinnamoyltransferase 1: protein MAVEVVESCMVKPSEATPKHGLWLSNLDHLMPRSHMTMVFFYRPSHGSASSSPHVLKAALSKALVPFYPLAGRLAADGTGRPEISCTGDGALLVIARSDARLDEMGDLAPSDELRRTLVPPADGGGGDHAGVLAMFQVTFFSCGAVCLGTAIYRAAADGRAFGNFLRAWAAMARGVGEAEAAVPRPWLDRTLLRARSPPSVRFDHAVAVTSRRDVAGGSNPKVPFDTAILPISRDHVDALKAGAGTTAGGGKKVSTFNAVVAHVWGCACKSSSRGAADGTEDDTRVYMTADARSRVRPPLPDGYLGNAVVRSLAVAKMGDIASGSLATAAARVSHATARLSDEFVRSLVDYLEQATSGAAAEWPDLWIVSWLGLPFSELDFGWGRPAFVGPATITLGGRVYLVPGPDGGGVDVVVAMEPGRLARFKVLFYEGLKRCALIHVPDRRVAKPSKL from the coding sequence ATGGCAGTGGAGGTCGTTGAGTCCTGCATGGTGAAGCCCAGCGAGGCGACGCCCAAGCACGGGCTGTGGCTCTCCAACCTCGACCACCTGATGCCCAGGAGCCACATGACCATGGTCTTCTTCTACCGGCCTAGCCATGGCTCGGCGTCCTCCTCACCGCACGTCCTGAAGGCCGCCCTGTCCAAGGCGCTCGTCCCCTTCTACCCCCTCGCTGGCCGGCTCGCGGCGGACGGCACCGGCCGCCCGGAAATCAGCtgcaccggcgacggggcgctCCTCGTCATTGCCCGCTCGGACGCCAGGCTCGATGAGATGGGCGACCTTGCCCCGTCGGACGAGCTGCGGCGGACGCTTGTCccgccggccgacggcggcggcggcgaccacgcCGGCGTCCTGGCCATGTTCCAGGTGACGTTCTTTAGCTGCGGCGCGGTGTGCCTTGGGACGGCCATCTACcgtgcggcggcggacggccgcGCCTTTGGCAACTTCTTGCGTGCGTGGGCTGCCATGGCGAGGGGCGtcggcgaggccgaggccgccgtGCCACGCCCGTGGCTCGACCGCACGCTGCTTCGTGCGCGCTCCCCTCCATCCGTGCGCTTCGACCACGCCGTGGCCGTGACCTCTCGGCGAGACGTCGCCGGCGGGTCCAACCCGAAGGTCCCGTTCGACACCGCCATCCTCCCCATCTCCAGAGACCATGTTGACGCGCTCAAGGCCGGCGCCGGCAcaaccgccggcggcgggaagaAGGTATCCACGTTCAACGCGGTGGTCGCCCACGTTTGGGGATGCGCTTGCAAGTCGTCgtcgcgcggcgccgccgacggaACGGAGGACGACACCCGGGTGTACATGACCGCCGACGCCCGGTCCCGCGTCCGCCCACCGCTCCCGGATGGCTACCTCGGCAACGCCGTCGTCCGCTCGCTGGCGGTGGCCAAGATGGGCGACATCGCCTCGGGctcgctcgccaccgccgccgccagggtctcccacgccaccgccCGGTTGAGCGACGAGTTCGTACGGTCGCTGGTGGACTACCTGGAACAAGcgacgagcggcgcggcggcggagtggccgGACCTGTGGATCGTCAGCTGGCTGGGTCTGCCGTTCTCCGAACTGGACTTCGGCTGGGGCCGGCCGGCGTTCGTTGGCCCGGCGACCATCACGCTCGGCGGCCGCGTGTACCTCGTCCCCGGcccggacggcggcggagttgatgttgttgttgccatggAGCCTGGGAGACTGGCCAGGTTCAAGGTGCTGTTCTATGAGGGCCTCAAACGTTGCGCTCTCATACATGTTCCAGATAGGCGTGTGGCCAAACCCTCAAAACTTTAG
- the LOC117853951 gene encoding low temperature-induced protein lt101.2, which yields MGLCSCCCRCLELLCSVLLPPLGVCLRHGCCSLEFWISVLLTILGYLPGVLYAIYVICSVDPHRHDDPDDYVYVA from the exons ATGGGCCTGTGTTCGTGCTGCTGCCGGTGCCTGGAGCTCCTGTGCTCCGTCCTGCTCCCGCCCCTCGGCGTCTGCCTCCGCCACGGCTGCTGCTCC TTGGAGTTCTGGATCAGCGTCCTGCTCACCATCCTCGGTTACCTCCCCGGCGTCCTCTACGCCATCTACGTCATCTGCTCCGTCGACCCCCACCGCCACGACGACCCCGACGACTACGTCTACGTCGCCTGA
- the LOC117854233 gene encoding PRA1 family protein B2, which translates to MELLDRSAFSRPDSLSEATSRLRRNLGYFRVNYAAVVAFSLAACLLAHPFSLLVLLSVLGAWCFLYVFRASDQPVVLFGHTFTNRETLLGLVVRQGARLSLFCQS; encoded by the coding sequence ATGGAGCTGCTAGACCGGTCTGCCTTCTCCCGCCCGGACTCCCTCTCCGAGGCCACCTCGCGGCTGCGGCGCAACCTCGGCTACTTCCGCGTCAACTACGCCGCCGTGGTCGCCTTCTCCCTTGCGGCCTGCCTCCTGGCGcaccccttctccctccttgtCCTCCTCAGCGTCCTCGGCGCCTGGTGCTTCCTCTACGTCTTCCGGGCCTCCGACCAGCCCGTCGTGCTCTTCGGCCACACCTTCACCAACCGCGAGACGCTGCTCGGCCTCGTCGTTCGCCAAGGAGCACGGCTGTCGCTCTTTTGCCAAAGTTGA
- the LOC117851830 gene encoding hydroxycinnamoyltransferase 4, whose amino-acid sequence MATVERLTTELVVPAEETPAGAVWLSNLDLAARRGYTPTVYFYRANGRPEFFEAGAVRDSLARALVAFYPLAGRLGADAATGRVQIDCTGEGAVFVSARSADTALDDLLSEFVPCDEMRALFVPPTPAPNPPCPLLFAQLTRLRCGGVVLGLALHHSVVDARSAAHFVETWASIARGGGDAAPLPPCFDHRLLSARPAPTVLYDHPEYKPEPAPAHAVTAPSSTYASAIITLTKAQVTALKARCAGASTFRAVVALVWQCACRARSLPDDAETRLYSMIDMRARLAPPLPPGYFGNAVVRTSVSATAGEVVSNPVGYAARRALAATSQGDDYARSLVDYLEGVDAMNLPRSGISRAHLRAISWMGMSLHDSDFGWGAPVFMGPALMYYSGFVYVMQAPGKDGAVALALSLEPESMPEFRKVFADELARLAM is encoded by the coding sequence ATGGCCACGGTGGAGCGGCTGACGACGGAGCTGGTCGTCCCGGCGGAGGAGACGCCGGCGGGCGCCGTGTGGCTGTCCAACCTCGACctcgccgcgcggcgcgggtaCACGCCCACGGTCTACTTCTACCGGGCCAACGGCAGGCCGGAGTTCTTCGAGGCCGGCGCCGTCCGGGACAGCCTCGCGAGGGCGCTCGTCGCGTTCTACCctctcgccggccgcctcggcgccgacgccgccaccggGCGCGTCCAGATCGACTGCACGGGCGAGGGCGCGGTGTTCGTGTCGGCGCGGTCGGCGGACACCGCGCTGGACGACCTGCTCAGCGAGTTCGTGCCGTGCGACGAGATGCGGGCGCTGTTCGTGCCGCCCACCCCCGCTCCGAACCCGCCGTGCCCGCTGCTGTTCGCGCAGCTCACCCGCCTGCGCTGCGGCGGCGTCGTGCTTGGCCTCGCCCTGCACCACTCCGTCGTCGACGCCAGGAGCGCCGCGCACTTCGTCGAGACGTGGGCGAGCatcgcccgcggcggcggggacgccgcGCCCCTGCCGCCATGCTTCGACCACCGGCTCCTcagcgcgcggccggcgcccaCGGTGCTGTACGACCACCCGGAGTACAAGCccgagccggcgccggcgcacgcGGTCACGGCACCGTCCTCCACCTACGCGAGCGCCATCATCACGCTGACCAAGGCGCAGGTGACGGCGCTCAAGGCGCGGTGCGCGGGGGCGTCCACGTTCCgcgcggtggtggcgctggTGTGGCAGTGCGCGTGCCGGGCGCGGTCGCTGCCGGACGACGCCGAGACGCGGCTCTACTCCATGATCGACATGCGCGCGcgcctggcgccgccgctgcccccggGCTACTTCGGCAACGCGGTGGTCCGGACGTcggtctccgccaccgccggggaGGTGGTGTCGAACCCCGTGGGCtacgcggcgcggcgcgcgctcgCGGCGACGAGCCAGGGCGACGACTACGCGCGGTCGCTGGTGGACTACCTGGAGGGGGTGGACGCCATGAACCTGCCCCGGAGCGGCATCTCGCGGGCGCACCTCCGCGCCATCAGCTGGATGGGCATGTCGCTGCACGACTCCGACTTCGGGTGGGGCGCGCCCGTGTTCATGGGGCCGGCGCTCATGTACTACAGCGGCTTCGTGTACGTGATGCAGGCGCCGGGGAAGGACGGCGCCGTCGCGCTCGCGCTGTCACTGGAGCCCGAGAGCATGCCGGAGTTCAGGAAGGTGTTCGCCGACGAGCTGGCACGCCTCGCGATGTAG
- the LOC117851630 gene encoding pentatricopeptide repeat-containing protein At2g27800, mitochondrial has protein sequence MVQRRPALRVAGPPCSMDGCACTKPCKPRPAWLASLLKSSGTGTGGAHRTMALLAAAARRLPRHLRLLHPRRLTTTSPSPPHPDPETPTPEWSPVRAPPDEQFATWVTRLRPGFTASDLAAAISAEPDPDLALALFRWAGLRPGFRHAPESYFAAIKAASSGRRPAAAEALVHDVFAGACAPDLRLFNACLRFCCDRRSLFPLAFDMFNKMRAMPAAAGCRPDVETYTLLLSAVVRRVRRPPASMVYLHAVRSLSRQMKASGVVPDTFLLNLIIKAYARCVEVDDALKVFREMPLYGCEPNEFTYGYIVKAMFQKGWTDKGMVYFAEMREKEFVPSGGVYMIAVSALALEWRFEESRRVLLDMLDCKRKPDMITYRTLLEEMCRAGQTEQAFEVLEELKGRKRGPLDQRMYSELLDGLHWISQPHKDNRTVHDKGSDD, from the coding sequence ATGGTCCAGAGACGGCCCGCTTTGCGAGTTGCCGGGCCTCCTTGCTCCATGGATGGCTGCGCATGCACAAAGCCCTGTAAGCCTCGGCCCGCGTGGCTTGCGAGCCTCTTGAAGTCCAGTGGAACTGGAACGGGCGGAGCCCACCGCACCAtggcgctgctcgccgccgccgcccgccgcctcccgcgccacctccgtctgctccacccccgccgcctcaccaccacctccccatCCCCTCCCCATCCGGACCCCGAAACCCCCACCCCAGAGTGGTCCCCCGTCCGAGCTCCGCCGGACGAGCAGTTCGCGACGTGGGTCACGCGCCTCCGCCCGGGCTTCACCGCGTCCGACCTCGCCGCGGCCATCTCCGCCGAGCCTGACCCGGACCTCGCGCTCGCGCTCTTCCGCTGGGCCGGGCTGCGCCCGGGGTTCCGCCACGCGCCCGAATCCTACTTCGCCGCGATCAAGGCGGCCtcgtccggccgccgccccgccgccgcggaggcgctCGTCCACGACGTCTTCGCGGGGGCCTGCGCGCCCGACCTCCGCCTCTTCAACGCCTGCCTCCGCTTCTGCTGCGACCGCCGCAGCCTGTTCCCGCTCGCCTTCGACATGTTCAACAAGATGCGCGCCATGCCCGCGGCCGCCGGATGCCGCCCCGACGTCGAGACCTACACGCTCCTCCTCAGCGCCGTCGTGCGCCgcgtgcgccgcccgccggcgtcgATGGTCTACCTCCACGCCGTCCGGTCCCTCTCCCGCCAGATGAAGGCCTCCGGCGTTGTCCCGGACACCTTCCTGCTCAACCTCATCATCAAGGCCTACGCGCGGTGCGTGGAGGTGGACGACGCGCTCAAGGTGTTCCGTGAAATGCCGCTGTATGGCTGCGAGCCAAACGAGTTCACCTATGGGTACATTGTCAAGGCCATGTTTCAGAAGGGCTGGACAGACAAGGGCATGGTGTATTTTGCAGAGATGAGGGAGAAGGAATTTGTGCCATCCGGAGGCGTGTACATGATCGCTGTGTCGGCGTTGGCATTGGAATGGAGGTTCGAGGAATCGAGGCGGGTGCTGCTGGATATGTTGGATTGCAAGAGGAAGCCGGATATGATCACATACAGGACACTGCTGGAGGAGATGTGCCGGGCTGGGCAAACTGAGCAGGCGTTTGAGGTGCTGGAGGAACTGAAAGGGAGGAAGCGAGGGCCATTGGACCAGAGGATGTACTCAGAATTGCTTGATGGGTTGCATTGGATTTCCCAGCCTCATAAGGACAACCGAACTGTCCATGACAAGGGTTCTGATGATTGA